The Macaca fascicularis isolate 582-1 chromosome 11, T2T-MFA8v1.1 genome includes a region encoding these proteins:
- the SPRYD3 gene encoding SPRY domain-containing protein 3: MRRTRRPRFVLMNKMDDLNLHYRFLNWRRRIREIREVRAFRYQERFKHILVDGDTLSYHGNSGEVGCYVASRPLTKDSNYFEVSIVDSGVRGTIAVGLVPQYYSLDHQPGWLPDSVAYHADDGKLYNGRAKGRQFGSKCNSGDRIGCGIEPVSFDVQTAQIFFTKNGKRVGSTIMPMSPDGLFPAVGMHSLGEEVRLHLNAELGREDDSVMMVDSYEDEWGRLHDVRVCGTLLEYLGKGKSIVDVGLAQARHPLSTRSHYFEVEIVDPGEKCYIALGLARKDYPKNRHPGWSRGSVAYHADDGKIFHGSGVGDPFGPRCYKGDIMGCGIMFPRDYILDSEGDSDDSCDTVILSPTARAVRNVRNVMYLHQEGEEEEEEEEEEEDGEEIEPEHEGRKVVVFFTRNGKIIGKKDAVVPSGGFFPTIGMLSCGEKVKVDLHPLSG, encoded by the exons ATGAGGAGGACGCGGCGGCCCCG GTTTGTTCTCATGAACAAGATGGATGACCTCAACCTGCACTACCGGTTTCTGAATTGGCGCCGGCGGATCCGGGAGATTCGAGAGGTCCGAGCTTTCCGGTATCAGGAGAGGTTCAAACATATCCTTGTAGATGGAGATACTTTAAG TTACCATGGAAACTCTGGTGAAGTTGGCTGCTACGTGGCTTCTCGACCCCTGACCAAGGACAGCAATTATTTTGAG GTGTCTATTGTGGACAGTGGAGTCCGGGGCACCATTGCTGTGGGGCTGGTCCCTCAGTACTACAGCTTGGATCACCAGCCTGGCTGGTTGCCTGACTCTGTAGCCTACCATGCTGATGATGGCAA GCTGTACAATGGCCGAGCCAAGGGCCGCCAGTTTGGGTCAAAGTGCAACTCCGGGGACCGGATTGGCTGTGGCATTGAGCCTGTGTCGTTTGATGTGCAGACTGCCCAGATCTTCTTCACCAAAAATGGGAAGCGG GTGGGCTCTACCATCATGCCCATGTCCCCAGATGGACTGTTCCCAGCAGTGGGCATGCACTCCCTGGGTGAGGAGGTGCGGCTGCACCTCAACGCTGAGCTGGGCCGTGAGGACGACAGCGTCATGATGGTGGACAGTTACGAGGATGAATGGGGCCGGCTACATGATGTCAGAGTCTGTGGGACT CTGCTGGAGTACTTAGGGAAGGGCAAAAGCATCGTGGATGTGGGGCTGGCCCAGGCCCGGCACCCACTCAGCACCCGCAGCCACTACTTCGAGGTGGAGATCGTGGACCCTGGAGAGAAATGCTACATTGCTCTGGGGCTGGCACGGAAG GACTATCCCAAGAACAGGCACCCTGGCTGGAGCAGAGGGTCTGTGGCTTATCATGCAG ACGATGGGAAGATCTTCCATGGCAGTGGTGTGGGGGACCCCTTTGGGCCACGCTGTTACAAAGGGGACATCATGGGCTGTGGAATCATGTTCCCCCGGGACTACATTTTGGACAGTGAGG GGGACAGTGATGACAGTTGTGACACAGTGATCCTGTCTCCGACTGCCCGGGCTGTCCGGAATGTGCGGAATGTCATGTACCTGCaccaggaaggggaagaggaagaggaggaagaggaagaggaagaggatgggGAAGAGATAGAGCCGGAGCATGAGGGCAGGAAGGTGGTG gtTTTCTTCACTCGGAATGGCAAGATCATTGGGAAAAAGGATGCTgttgttccttctggaggcttctTCCCCACCATTGGAATGCTGAGCTGCGGGGAGAAAGTCAAAGTAGATCTGCACCCCTTGAGTGGCTAG